From Pseudomonas hefeiensis, one genomic window encodes:
- a CDS encoding YybH family protein: MNTQTTETEIQALIETYRQAVMEKNVEKVMALYDDNIVSFDAIQALQFKGKVAYQAHWQACMEMCPGPHKFDFHQVEITSADTIAFAHWLTYCGGTNDKGEEQACWMRTTACYQRVAGQWKIVHEHWSAPFDPMAGTVMFDLQP; encoded by the coding sequence ATGAATACCCAAACCACCGAAACCGAAATCCAGGCCCTGATCGAGACCTATCGCCAGGCCGTCATGGAAAAGAACGTTGAAAAAGTCATGGCGCTCTATGACGACAACATTGTTTCGTTCGACGCCATCCAGGCCCTGCAATTCAAGGGCAAGGTCGCTTACCAGGCACATTGGCAGGCGTGCATGGAAATGTGCCCGGGCCCGCACAAGTTCGACTTCCATCAAGTCGAGATTACCTCGGCCGACACCATCGCCTTCGCTCACTGGCTGACTTATTGCGGCGGTACCAATGACAAAGGCGAAGAGCAGGCTTGCTGGATGCGCACGACGGCCTGCTATCAACGGGTGGCCGGGCAATGGAAAATTGTCCACGAGCACTGGTCCGCACCGTTTGATCCGATGGCCGGTACGGTGATGTTCGACCTGCAGCCCTGA
- a CDS encoding SRPBCC family protein: protein MNLKPASFELSISRVIDAPRQKIFRAWTEPALLVQWWGPHGMTTPECEMDLWVGGQFRTLMRAPDGSEYPTMGVFLEIVAPQRLVFTDAFVPGWIPSGKAFMTGEVLLEEVDGKTRYTARALHWNEEDRQAHEAMGFHDGWGQSLDRLEALVTQGMPD from the coding sequence ATGAACCTCAAACCTGCCTCGTTCGAGTTATCCATCAGCCGGGTGATCGATGCCCCGCGCCAGAAGATCTTCCGTGCCTGGACCGAGCCGGCCCTGCTTGTCCAATGGTGGGGCCCCCACGGCATGACCACGCCGGAGTGCGAAATGGACCTGTGGGTCGGTGGTCAGTTTCGCACCCTGATGCGCGCGCCGGACGGCAGTGAGTATCCGACCATGGGCGTGTTTCTGGAGATCGTCGCCCCGCAGCGGCTGGTGTTCACCGATGCGTTTGTGCCTGGCTGGATTCCCTCCGGCAAAGCCTTCATGACGGGCGAAGTGTTGCTTGAGGAAGTGGACGGTAAAACCCGTTACACCGCCCGCGCGCTGCACTGGAACGAAGAAGACCGTCAGGCTCACGAAGCCATGGGCTTTCACGACGGCTGGGGCCAGAGCCTGGACCGGCTCGAAGCGCTGGTGACTCAAGGCATGCCCGATTGA
- a CDS encoding GNAT family N-acetyltransferase, with the protein MTAQLVPYEDLTALQRTQVEAIEIHPEQIKFAGDIHGALHTLLSKPGPGVKGFALLAGGVPVAFLLLKRPPVLPAWANEHSATLHALQVDYRAQGKGYGKACLQALPAVARAAWPQIRGLELSVDADNDSAIGLYTRLGWVDSGEAYKGRIGYERRMGLVF; encoded by the coding sequence GTGACCGCTCAGCTCGTACCCTATGAAGACCTCACCGCGCTTCAACGCACGCAGGTCGAAGCCATCGAAATCCACCCCGAACAGATCAAGTTCGCCGGCGATATCCACGGCGCGTTGCACACGCTGCTGTCCAAGCCCGGCCCGGGAGTCAAGGGGTTTGCATTGCTGGCTGGCGGCGTGCCCGTGGCATTCCTGTTGCTCAAGCGCCCGCCAGTATTGCCAGCCTGGGCCAACGAACACAGCGCCACCCTGCACGCCTTGCAAGTCGATTATCGGGCCCAGGGCAAAGGTTACGGCAAGGCCTGCCTGCAAGCGCTTCCTGCCGTGGCTCGGGCGGCATGGCCGCAAATCAGAGGGCTGGAGCTTTCGGTCGACGCCGATAATGACTCGGCCATTGGCCTGTACACCCGGCTGGGCTGGGTCGACAGTGGCGAGGCGTACAAGGGCCGCATCGGTTATGAGCGGCGGATGGGGTTGGTGTTTTGA
- a CDS encoding RNA polymerase sigma factor: MSADAVGARVEQVYRQDSRCILATLIRLLGDFDLAEEALHEAFFIAVERWQRDGVPDNPRAWLVSAGRFKAIDSLRRRARFAASRPMLIAQLQELEQSDWSDEDVEDDRLRLIFTCCHPALAADAQVPLTLREVCDLTTEEIARAFLAAPAAIAQRIVRAKAKIRDAKIPYQVPSRSELPERLDSVLRVIYLVFNEGYSASMGTEVTREDLTREAIRLARLLMELLPEAEVMGLLALMLLHESRRRARASPSGELVLLDEQDRSLWDADMIAEGCALVEAALNTRRFGPYCLQAAIAAVHAEAPTAQETDWPQIVGLYDVLLRAVPSPVIELNRAAALAKRDGPLAGLHRIDAILDRGELLDYHLAHSARAELCRQLGRVDEARAAYRRALELTQQLPERRFIEGRLAGL; this comes from the coding sequence ATGTCGGCCGATGCGGTTGGGGCACGGGTCGAGCAGGTTTATCGGCAGGACTCGCGGTGCATTCTGGCGACGCTGATTCGCCTGCTGGGGGATTTCGACCTTGCTGAAGAGGCCTTGCACGAGGCTTTCTTCATCGCGGTTGAGCGCTGGCAGCGCGACGGTGTGCCGGACAACCCTCGGGCCTGGCTGGTGTCGGCCGGGCGCTTCAAGGCCATCGACAGTTTGCGCAGGCGCGCTCGCTTCGCGGCGTCCCGGCCGATGCTGATTGCCCAGCTCCAAGAGCTGGAGCAGAGCGACTGGAGTGATGAGGACGTGGAAGACGATCGCCTGCGGCTGATCTTCACCTGTTGCCACCCGGCCCTGGCGGCTGATGCCCAGGTGCCGCTGACATTGCGGGAGGTGTGCGACCTGACCACCGAAGAGATCGCCCGGGCTTTTCTCGCCGCCCCGGCGGCCATCGCCCAGCGCATCGTACGGGCCAAGGCGAAAATTCGTGATGCGAAGATCCCCTACCAGGTGCCGTCCCGCTCAGAGCTGCCCGAACGGCTGGACAGCGTGTTACGAGTGATCTACCTGGTGTTCAATGAAGGTTATTCGGCTTCGATGGGGACCGAGGTCACGCGTGAAGACCTGACCCGCGAAGCCATCCGCCTTGCCCGCTTGTTGATGGAGCTGTTGCCTGAAGCCGAAGTCATGGGTTTGTTAGCGTTGATGCTGCTGCACGAGTCGCGGCGGCGGGCGCGAGCCTCACCGAGCGGTGAGCTGGTTCTGCTGGATGAGCAGGACCGATCCTTGTGGGACGCCGACATGATCGCCGAAGGCTGCGCCCTGGTGGAAGCCGCGCTCAATACCCGACGGTTCGGGCCTTATTGCCTGCAAGCTGCGATTGCGGCCGTGCATGCCGAAGCCCCCACGGCGCAGGAGACGGACTGGCCGCAGATCGTCGGCCTCTATGATGTGTTGCTGCGAGCGGTGCCTTCGCCGGTGATCGAGCTCAACCGCGCCGCGGCCCTGGCCAAGCGCGATGGACCGCTAGCGGGGTTGCATCGGATCGACGCCATCCTGGACCGGGGTGAGTTGCTCGATTATCACCTGGCCCATTCGGCGCGGGCAGAACTCTGCCGGCAATTGGGACGCGTGGATGAGGCGCGGGCGGCCTATCGACGTGCGCTTGAATTGACGCAGCAACTGCCGGAGAGGCGGTTTATCGAAGGGCGGCTTGCGGGGTTGTAG
- a CDS encoding YciI family protein, which yields MKYLCLVYSNEHALHNSPDSPQDAECMAYAESIQGSGRMVAAEALESVQTATTVRMRSGKLSITDGPFAETKEQLAGFYLIDAKDLNEALQVAGNIPAARVGCVEVRPVRQLNP from the coding sequence ATGAAGTACTTATGCCTGGTCTATAGCAACGAACACGCCCTGCACAATTCACCCGACAGCCCGCAGGACGCTGAATGCATGGCCTATGCCGAATCGATCCAGGGCAGTGGGCGGATGGTTGCAGCCGAGGCCCTGGAGTCGGTACAGACTGCTACCACGGTGCGCATGCGCAGCGGCAAGCTGTCGATCACGGACGGCCCGTTTGCCGAAACCAAGGAGCAACTGGCGGGCTTCTACCTGATCGACGCCAAGGACCTGAACGAAGCCCTCCAGGTCGCCGGCAACATTCCGGCGGCCCGGGTCGGCTGCGTCGAGGTCCGACCGGTACGCCAACTGAATCCCTGA